Genomic window (Pseudomonas sp. MM211):
CCACGACTTTGCCGGTTCGGTGGTGGTGCATGGCGTTGGCGGCTGGCTGGCATTCACCGCGGTGCTGCTGCTCGGGCGCCGGGATGGCCGTTACCGCGATGGCCGTCTGGTCGCCATGGCGCCGTCGAGCATTCCATTCCTTGCTCTGGGCTCGTGGATACTGATCATCGGCTGGTTCGGCTTCAACGTGATGAGCGCCCAGACCCTGGGCAGCATCAGCGGACTGGTGGCGGTCAACACGCTGATGGCCATGGTCGGCGGCACGCTGGCGGCGCTGATCGTCGGCCGCAACGATCCTGGCTTCCTGCATAACGGCCCGCTGGCCGGCCTAGTGGCGATTTGCGCAGGTTCCGACCTGATGCATCCGGTCGGTGCGCTGGTCACTGGCGCTATTGCCGGCGCGCTGTTCGTCTGGGCGTTTACCGCCACTCAAGTGAAATGGAAGATCGACGATGTGCTCGGCGTCTGGCCGCTGCACGGTTTGTGTGGCGTCTGGGGCGGTATCGCCTGCGGCATCTTCGGGCAGCAGATGTGGGGTGGTCTGGGTGGTGTCAGCCTGGTCAGTCAGTTGCTCGGCAGCGTACTGGGTGTGCTGGTGGCGCTGATTGGCGGCTTCCTGGTATATGGCGCGCTGAAGCTGGTCGTCGGCATTCGTTTGAGCCAGGAGCAGGAGTATTACGGCGCCGATCTGTCGATACACAAGATCGGTGCGGTCAGTCAGGACTGAGCCGCTTGTCGAGTTGCTCGGTAGCTAGCCCTAAACTTTTGCCAAGAGCT
Coding sequences:
- a CDS encoding ammonium transporter — encoded protein: MENLNSAVQTLIHGSNTLFILIGAIMVLAMHAGFAFLEVGTVRQKNQVNALSKILSDFAISAMAYFFVGYWIAYGVTFLHPASVLVEGNGYALVKFFFLLTFAAAIPAIISGGIAERARFGPQLCATALIVAFVYPFFEGMIWNGNFGLQSWLEAQFGAPFHDFAGSVVVHGVGGWLAFTAVLLLGRRDGRYRDGRLVAMAPSSIPFLALGSWILIIGWFGFNVMSAQTLGSISGLVAVNTLMAMVGGTLAALIVGRNDPGFLHNGPLAGLVAICAGSDLMHPVGALVTGAIAGALFVWAFTATQVKWKIDDVLGVWPLHGLCGVWGGIACGIFGQQMWGGLGGVSLVSQLLGSVLGVLVALIGGFLVYGALKLVVGIRLSQEQEYYGADLSIHKIGAVSQD